Part of the Desulfobacterales bacterium genome, CGCCCTCCTGCAGGGAGCGCTTCCAGGTAGTGATCATGGTAGGGTGAACGCCGAAACGTTGAGCCAGATCGGTGATGGTTTCTTCGTTTTTCAAGGCAGCCAGAGCCACCTTGGCCTTGAACTCGGGACTGTACTGTTTCCGTTTGTTGCTCATGGTCAGATCCTTTCTGGTTTAAAAGGCTGCTGAAAAAGTGTTTACTGCGAATTCGATTCAAATCGCGACCGCTTCAGATGCGTTAGGATCGACGATCTCACATCAGGGCTGGGA contains:
- a CDS encoding transposase codes for the protein MSNKRKQYSPEFKAKVALAALKNEETITDLAQRFGVHPTMITTWKRSLQEG